The genomic interval TTTTTGCGCGGCTAATAGGACTGGGTGTGTCTGCAATTCCTCTTCTCTGAAGGTGGCATCAGTTTCAGGAGCTGTTGGTTTCACTGCCTGCACATGACACCACATGTAAGATGATCGCCGCACGAACTACACACAATGATTTGCAGCAGTTTATGCGTGCATCATATGAATGCATCCCAAAGGTTTAGTTtgataataataacttttatgtATCTGGGGCATCATTCATTActtacattattaaaaacaatagGTAACATTAAGCATAAAGGTTAAACCAACCAACCAACAGTAAAGGTCATATGGGAATAATGAAGTTTTTGAGGAGGGCTGCAAACACGTTTGGCTGTAACGGAGTAATCTGATGGATCTCTGAATAGAGTTTCATGGGAAATAAATCACAGAATAGCATGTTCCCACAGGGAAAGCCATTGTGAATGAACAAGCCACACAAAAACAAGCAAATACTAAAGAACAATGCTTATTTCACGTGCCAGGACAAGTAGTTGACCAAGATTCATTGTATTATCTGTAccataaaatatttgtttgtaattTAGTGGTTAGTGAAGTTTACAACTGGTGGAAATGGGTCACACTTTTGTAGAAAAATGCTTAGAGAGTATAAATGCTTTATGTTACCCCCAACATAATCAGTTTACTTTTGCATAATCAGATCACTTTTTTCAGCTAGCAATGCAACACATTACCTTTACatgaaaatatctgagttacctttttaaataagaaatagcAGTTATTTTGTTTTCCCAAGTATTGACTGACATCCCTCTTGTTCCAAAGTTGAGAGGAATTGTAAGTGCATAGTGCATTATTGTAGTTCTAGATTAAATTGGAGgcttattcataaaaaaaaaattgtgtgaaaggatgtttacatttgccaaaaatagacattttttatatatataaaatcaaaccaGCAAGCCCAGTCTAGATGAGAAAAAGTAACGCAAACGTCAAGCaatacattactttccataaaaagtaactaagtaacactACTTTTGGGGGGGAATAACGCAATATTggaatgcattatttttaaaagtacattttctcAACACTGTTGGCTCACAAAATATGGCCATGGGGAAAAAATCCCTCAAAagtacaaaattataaaaaattttgaTAAATTGTTAATTGTTAGTCCAATACGATAACATTAActaatattttcacaaaaaaaaaaaatatttaatccaGTCACAATTCTATAGTGGTACAATTTACTCAGGCCAATTATTTGTATAACGTGTATGACATGAAACTTTTTTAGAATATTTGTACATAAACAGATTGAGCAAATCaaattttactatttttgaaAACCACATACTTAGCTGCAGACACACAGAAAttacaaatgcatgaaaataGCGTCCCTTAATTTTATGTAAAGAATCACAACTGTCCCTTATTTTCCTATTCTGGCTTTGGCTATTCTACGCTCAGCTCATCTTCGTCATTCTTCCCAATATTAAACTCTGTGAAGATGGCCTCTCTCTCAAAGAAAACAGGCTGGTTTCTAGCAAACCGAGACGAAGCTCGACTGGCTCTGTGCGTTTGCCATTTCAGCTATTCAGATCAGATAGAACAGAACAAAATGGCCTCTCATTCACAGATGGGAGGAAACAGTGCATCTCGCTTTCATCCCGCGGAGTGACAGTGTCTGCTGCTCAATCCTGGAAAGGTTATAACTGTGCTTGGTGCAGAAGATTATGCTCTCCAAATCTTTGACAGAGAAGCAAACCCCCTCAGCTCATACTGTATATCCAGATTGTGCCAGTATGAGTTCAGCATCACTCCAGCTTCTgatattacaaaatgaaaaccTATACACAGAGGGGGGAAAACATCCCATATTGCCTCCTCTTGTGATTTACAGGCATGTTTTAATATCTTATTCTGTTTGGTCGGGTTTTAACTGAAAAAGCATGCAGTAAGGATAaaatcactaaataaaataacacatgGGCTCTTGCTACATCTAAGGTATGAAGTTTTACAAAATGTAGATGGCTCTCAATGTTATTAAACTGAGTCAGTGCTTATTTAATTTACACTATCGTGTgccttaaccctttaactgtgtTCTTAGCTGGTATTTTGGTGGTAGATTAAAGTGTAAAAACACTGTGAATCAGGCCTGTCTCTGATTTGCAGATTTTCTGACTCCTGATAAACCCCTAGTTTCACTACAGTGATATATATGATCACAGGTGATGAAATGTGATGCATATACAGTTCATTTATTTGTCAAATTCACACATTTCTACCCAGCTCAGGTCTTGGTTCCTCTACAAATGAGCAATCGAAGGCGACGCAGGTGTATTACATAAGAGAGACATCCAAAATATACTGAACTTCAGGATTGAGTTCAGGACTGAGAACCACTATATCTGTAAGCCTCAACATAAGCATTCAGTCTGTGTAGCAAACCGTCACTGCACATATGAAAGAAACTGGAAAAACGTGAGAGGATTTCTTatgaaaatgaaatatgcattttaataaaaattcagTTTATTCAGGTTCACCTTCTTtcatgaaatgaatgaaaataaagctAAAGTAGTAataatgatgatgaggatgacaataataataataatatcctcGGCAGACGTTTGtggactttaatttttttttttttttttttttttgtccagcaTAGCCTATATTGATTTTCTGTTTTAGCATTTCTGATTTTCAGTATTGTTAAAATCTGAATCTATCTATCGAATAATCTATGTCTCAAGGTTAAggtcacacataaaaaaaaatatatatatatatatatatatatatatatatatatatatatatatatatatatatatatatgtatatatatatatatatatatgtatatatgtatatatatatatatatatatatatatatgtatatatatatatatatatatatattaaaattcattttaatttcatttaattttttatttaaattgaatttatatatatatatatgtttgaagACTTTATAATGATTTTGTACACTCAGTAGGTTGCTTGGTGGATACATTACATGGCATATTTAAGAGTCATTAAAACATAAAGTCTGTGTAGAATGTTGTGTATGAAAATATGTATGAAATCCACATGAATATGCATGATTAATCTCGGACATCTTTGACACATGGAAGCATTTTGTTCCACGCGCAAATAGCTTGGAAATTTCCCAAGATTAATATTGGCCATAGTGACAATGAAAGAGCTGGAGAGGAAGCCCGCGCCTCAGTGACGTTCATTCTCCATCAGGGATCTTTGTTTTGCATCGCTTCTCAATTTGCATTTGTTTCTCAGGTTTTCCATACTACGCTCCAGCCACCGACAAGCCCCGAGAGCGCAAAGGCGCGTTTCCGCCGCGATCGAGCGTTCATCGCCTCTCCAGCGCTCCTGACTCGGGCTTGAACTGAACGAAGGAAATCACATGCATTCGCCTCGCGTCCTCGCCATCCACTCGCGGAGACACGTGCCATAGAGGTAAACAGCCCAGAGATTCGCTCCGCAAAATTCACCTCGCGCTACCGATTCAACAGCATACAGTAGACGCTGTCGGTTCATACAGCATGTCGGATGTATTACCGTACAACGAGGACAAAATGACTCATTATGGCAACGACGGGGACGAGGAACACCTTTCCTTCACCTGCCGCCTCCAAGACACCAACAACTTTTTCGGTGGCAACCAGAATAAACGACCACCAAAGCTGGGGCAGATCGGGAGAAGCAAAAGAGGTAACGGGCAAAGCCTTTGCTTATCACACGAACAAAAGGAATCATTGTAATGATGCGAAATTCCACGTTGCGCTTCGCGATTATATGCATTTACGCGCGAAAACGTTGCTTATTTTATTTGAGCTTAAACTGTCTGCTTTCTGCTTCGCGATTTGGAGACAGTGATGTATTGCGCCATTTCTGATGTATTAAAAATCATGGCACATGGAATCTCCATCTTTGTGCCAGTGCGCAGACTGTAGGATATGTGTGAGTTGGTTTCTCATCATAACCCTTGTGTCTCTGTTCACTGACAGTCATGGAGGAAGACAACGATGGCGAGGCACTGGACAAGAGCACAGAGAAGTCCTCGTCAGCGTGAACAGACCCAAAGACCTCTCTGATGTGTATATCCAAAGACGTTGTGAAGAggcactctctctctcccatctGGTGACATGCATTCCCCTCTCGATCTCCCAAACTCCATTGTCCAGGGTTTACAGTGTGAGCCAGCGGTCCGGAAGAGCGGCCCAGGGGCTTGAAGGAATACTGTGTTTTCCAAACTATACTCCGAGATATGTGCAATGACAGGGTTCGGTCTCATTAGAGACCggattcttcttcttttttttattttggttctaATGAAGCAATTTGATAGACTGAGCAAACAGTACCATTAACATCAAACCAGTATCTTCCCGCTTAACCCAGTAGCCTACTGGTGGTGTTAATGGTATACTAGCAATGTTGACCTTTTCTTCCAAGAGTGCACCTCCAAAGAGGTTCCACTACGTATGTAacaaaaaaagctatttattaAATCTTTGGATACATATTTTGCAGTGTTGAAGGTTGAGATACCATTTTATATAATGGAACGATGACGAGAAGTGAAttttgctttggataaatgtttTGTATGTAGCTTAACTGTGATTCTCGTGATCTGCTtcgtttcatttcattcatttgatGTTTGATTCGATCTGAAATGTCAGTTTAAGGACAGTAACTTTATTATCGTAAAGCATATTAACTGTAGATGTGCCAAATTTATCCTGACAAGAAACGTATCTTTCTGTGCTTTCTTCACGTGCGCAGGTTTATTAATATTCGGTGGTCATGTTTACAGGGCTCTTTCATATTACTTGTGATGTATTCTAGTCATGCATGACAAACCTCAAAACCTCAAGAACGTCTTCTTGAATATATTACGTATTTATCTCACAGAACATTTCTACAGAATATCTGTTATAATAAAGATTTTGAGAAtcttgagatttttattttttattttttttttgtcttcctgACACATCTCTAATGCTCAGTTTAGCCCGGTTACATCTGTGTGCACGCTCAAATTCAAGGGATGTGACATTTCAGCCTCTGCCACCTGCTTTAAATGATTCATGGTTTGGGATGAGCATTGTCAAAGCTCACCGTTTTATATCCAGTCCGCCGAGGAATCACAAATATGATCTGCACACTGTACGAGGGAGTTTTCATTAGAAACACTGGCTGGCTGGATGGATGGGCTGCCATGGAAACAGATTCAACCCTCCTGAAATCTACTCTGTGCCCACTAGGGAAACCACAGCAGAGGATCTGGCAACATGGAGGAGCAACACATCCATCCAGATATCTgcatttatacattatattattaataagccCTATATAATAGGCTTGGCTCATACGAGTTTATCACTCTCCAGTGTTTTTTACCTGTTCAGCACTATGCCAGAATGAATAGGCATCCTAAAAAAGGCGTTCGAGGACACTCGCTCCAGTTGGAGACTTTTCCTAAAAAGCAGTCTGAGATTCTACCCTGAAGCGGTGAGTTCAGATTGTGacatcatgcatttaaaaaatgtcacaAATCCCAGGGAAGACTGCAGGATGTAATAACGTTAGCTCGCGTCAGAAGGCGTTACGTAACGCACAAGGGAAGTCGGCGCTGTGTGGTGGTTTGGTAGAGACATGCAAATAATCTGGCTCCTGCTGCAATTTGCATTTCGCTTCTATGTATTCCTTTTCCTCTACACAAAAATGCCAACATTTTGCACAGGTTTAACCATGTTCTCattcagaaaacacaaagacacagTATAATTAACTCAAGCATCAAAAAATGAACTTAACTAGTGCACATTTATCCATGTGTGAACATTCAGTAGCAAAAATGATGACGCACCAGTCAGAATCTTAGGATGATATGCACAGCAGCAGAAGTGATTATGAGTTTTAGAAAATTAATCCTGGTAGTGGGAGACAAAGAGGAATAGGAGGGAggggaaaataaaaatgaagggaATGAGGTCAAAGGTTATTTGTTCCTGATGAAATACGAAGCACTATAGTTGATCATGTTCTTCTACATGGACTGACCATGAGGGAAGGTGGCCTACAGACTCATCTACAAGGTTTTAATACTATTTACATAAacaatatacaaacccgattccaaaaaagttgggacactatacaaattgtgagtaaaaaaagaatgcaataatttacaaatctcataaacttatattttattcacaatacaatatagataacatatcaaatgttgaaagtgagacatttttaaatttcatgccaaatattggctcattttggatttcatgagagctacacattccaaaaaagttgggacaggtagcaataagaggccggaaaagttaaatgtacatataaggaacagctggaggaccaatttacaactaattaggtcaactggcaacatgattgggtataaaaagagcctttcagagtggcagtgtctctcagaagtcaagatgggcagaggatcaccaattcctccaatgctgcggcgaaaaatagtggagcaatatcataaaggagtttctcagagaaaaattgcaaagagtttgaagttatcatcatacATAATACAtactacagtgcataatatcatccaacgattcgagaatctggaacaatctctgtgcgtaagggtcaaggctggaaaaccatactggatgcagttaacttcgggcccttagacggcactgtgtcacatacaggaatgctactgtactGGAATcacaactagaagcctgtattagacaagaatggaacaacattcctatacctaaacttgagcaacttgtctcctcagtccccagacgtttgcagactgttataaaaagaagaggggatgccacacagtggtaaacatggccttgtcccaacttttttgagatgtgttgataccatgaaatttaaaatctactttttttccccttaaaatgatatattttctcagtttaaacatttgatatgtcatctatgttgtattctgaataaaatattgaaatttgaaacttccacattacattctgtttttattcacaatctgtacagtgtcccaacttttttggaatcgggtttgtaataaCAGTATATAGTAGTACATCAGATGAGAGAACTTTCATTATTCTATGCACAGTAAATACTGTAACACACTCATTACTGTAGCCAAATAGTCCTTACATGTAATGTATTTGTGCAGAACTGAAAGTCGACTGTTTAGGGGAGGCAAAAACTATTTTGTAAGAAGACTAAGAAACTGCTATAACAAATAAGGATATAATTAATACTGTAATACAAATTGTCAGAGGATGCtgaatgaaggaatgaatgaatttattaaattatttattcattatttgtttatttctgtaAAGTAACTGACAGTATATTCCAATGTGTGTTTACTGCATATTCAGTTGTTTAGTCTTTGAActtttcatttactgtaagaTCTCTTTACAGTAGTGTAATGACAGTAAACATTTCTTAAATTTATTGCTAATTTTGACTGTATCTATCTACACCCCTCTGTTTATGTCGTATACTGTAAGAGACATTCCTATTTCCCAAAAGGAGGTTTCTGTAACAGTCTTTTGAACTGATCTCACTAGTGTTCTCTAGGCTGTGTGTATCTGACAGGTTTTTATGTGTCATCTGAGGCCAAAGTTTGAGTCTGACAAAAGAGAACGTTTTTGACTAAACTGTTTGACTTTGACCTGGAAGTTTAAAAAATCGGGTGTAGTTTTGAGATTGTGTTTATAGTTGTgagaaaattgtgaattgttttaTGAACTGTGTATTAGCAATCGTGAAAAAcgtaatgacaatttttttatgAACATTGAACAGTtatctttttatctatctatacatgcatattcatacatttatatgtataaCTATATCTAttttatagaatatataaattatttttgcagGATTAATACAACTACTTTCaacgtgtgtttgtgtatatatatatatatatatatatatatatgtatatgtatacacacatacacatatatatcctTACATTCACAACCGattacatcatatatatatatatatatatatatgcaattaaataatatctgcaataaatttgtaatgtacatacatttcataacattttctgTAATATATACTCTATATATATGGTTAAATCCTTAcacttaaataattaataattaaatcatacaATATATCATATTGTGCAATGGTTTATATGGTAAATCaatcattatataaataatatctgtaatagATTTGTATGTttgtaaatacatattaaaaatttcatcatattttttgtaatatatattgttaaatCCTTACTTTTAAATAAGGAATAATTAAATCATACAGTATTGTGCAATGATTGATttgataaatgtgtgtgtgtgtgtgtgtgtgtgtgtgtgtgtgtgtgtgtgtgtgtgtgtgtgtgtgtgtgtgtgtgtgtgtgttaaatcaaAGTTAATGAATACTATATTAAGcctatatttaaaaatagttcCTATAgtaaacatttaaagcaggctTATATCATTAAATCATAGTGTAGAGTAAATCAGGGTGTTTAAATGACTGATGAGGTCAGATGTGTGCGCTGGATTTGTTGTGATTGTGTTGGGTGTGAGTCAGAGCCTCACTCAGTATGTACACCATGCAAACCACAAGGCTACATACACTGTGGGCTGACTGGACTGTTTCCATGGTTACCATTACAGGTTTCTGCTCTCTTTGCTACCGCAAAGTCGCCACTGGAAGTGTACGAGTATATTTCAGAGAGTGATTTTTGGTGCAGAGGCTTCAAACGAAAGCCTTCGGAACAACTGCGGCACGAACAATGGCCTCGAGCTCTCTGTGGAAATCTTTCAGTCTCTGGAAATGAAACTGCGATGGCAAATATGATGTAACAGAGCTACAGCTGctaattaaaatatcaaaaatcaTACTGCGTCCCCCTATTGTGTAGTTCATAGGCTTCTGAggaaaagcatttaaaatgcatCAGCTCACCCCTAACAAACACTCCGCTACAGAAGCCAAGAGGTCACTTCACAAGCTATTACACAGAGATCGTTTTCAGAGTGGGCTCTTTGTCTCTCGGTGGCGTGGAGCGACTCTGGGAAACGTGGCTGGTAACTGTGTAAGTCAAGCTCTTGAATTAAATATGCCATTGGAAATCCACCATTGGGCGCTGGATTAGACCCACATGTCTAAAGGACCCAAACAAACCGTTAGGACATCGACTCGTTCAAGCAATCCTTCCAAAGGATTTGAAGCATCAGACCTTCATTTTGGAGGGTGAAGCGAAACACAAAACACTCTTAATTTTAAGAGTCCTTCAAATTCAGAGTAGTAGATCAGATAAATCCACATTCTACAAATCCAATATTTGTTTGTCCAGGTGAAAGGGTACCAAATAGCTATTGAGTGTCAGCATTATAAAGAAACTAATGTATTATTAAGACCGTAATAAGGCAGTGCTGGAAACACATTATTGGAGAATGATTGCCTGCTCAATACAACACAATAACACAATAAAGCACTCACGTCTGGATATAAAAAGCTCCCTTCATTGCAGTCAGAGCGCTGTACTTGTTGTTTGCCTCACTTTTACAGGCAAAACCAGTAAAAATCTGCATATGAATGCTATTGCTGCTATTTTATCGTCTGGCACATCCTTTAGATTTACTATACCacctcctctcacacacacactttttcaaGTGAATTATTTTCCAAAAACCTCACGATCCATCTAAacatacttattaaaaaaaaaaaaattccaatcacATAATCATGTCAAATTCACATGAATGTTTTGTTGTGCATCAAGGGATTTTTTCAGTAAGTTTGTTTCCATCATAGTTTATGTGTTAATAATTATCTGCCTTAATTGAGTGCATatgtttttatgcacattttaagattttatgtaCGTCTTGGTTTTTACATCCAGCATTTCTTATGCGCTGTCCccaaatttgcataaaaatatgtgGATGGTAAAGTGGTACTACAGCATTCACACTATGAATAATAGGAAATATCTGACGGCCGAATGCAGACTGACACATCTGAATCCagtagaataataaaataaaataaaataaaatattattaaaaataaaaatactattataaatgataataaaaatataaatcaatatcaAATATTCCAAGTTTTATCATGTtgctttaaattgttttaatgtgCACATCATAGCAGAAAATGTTTTGAGTATTTCAGCTCACTAGGAAGAGAAGGTGAAAATACCAGCTCAAAGATTGGGGATTGCTGTATTGCAACTACGTGTTGTCAGCTGTATCTGAAAACAGATATATTTTTGGTGAACTGAAAACTGTGTGTGCAGTGAAGGAGCATTTCCTTATCTTTCTATCGCTGGTTACCATGGACACTTGCAAAGATCATCATTATGAATACCAAAGATGAAAAGTCCCCCAGTAACAAATACTTTTGGGAAGAGAAGAATGTTTCTCGACGAAACCTGATGCAATCTTTAGACACAAGCAGAATGCAACCATCAATCAGCCTTTTCACCAAGAGAACAATCCAGAATCAATTACTCATTTAAACTAACAAGAGAGTCAGCCAGACCACAGTCTTGACAGTGAAACAGTGAAAGAGTCAATAATCAATCTACAAATAAAAAGAGAGCTCATAATAAAATGAAGCCAGCTTAATTTTGGTATAATGTAGGTATCAAGTAACAGATGCACAGAGTAAATGAACTgaataaaaagcatatttttgttcattagAGCCTCAACGCTTTCTTCTCTCCTGATCCACAGAAC from Carassius carassius chromosome 44, fCarCar2.1, whole genome shotgun sequence carries:
- the LOC132126720 gene encoding calcium/calmodulin-dependent protein kinase II inhibitor 2-like: MSDVLPYNEDKMTHYGNDGDEEHLSFTCRLQDTNNFFGGNQNKRPPKLGQIGRSKRVMEEDNDGEALDKSTEKSSSA